A genomic stretch from Falco naumanni isolate bFalNau1 chromosome 6, bFalNau1.pat, whole genome shotgun sequence includes:
- the KLF11 gene encoding Krueppel-like factor 11: protein MHGSPCSEMGDAPAVDIVDIYESIRERQRHDSERSTCSTLEQNDIEAVEALVCMSSWGQRSQKGDILKIRPLTPFSDSGDFTMHAETTSELPKDYLSTLCMTPPHSPDFVEISAAMLLSSQVTYSKPRTVMANTAACSVTSATGASPITKPSVINMERQCSQKPVISESFTPQPCRAMATSVIRHTGDSSAYHHIPAVQEKTKVTSGYSTPRDWCGVDDRRHSRLPQDTCAADDLINKTSPVHQPCTHDSSDTVTNKGQLPVRPISPQTHLPKSCENDLLKRATPVTPAPVSSPQVLCQMIPLNGQSSMINAYVKSSTPAVSAPMKPILPQTAPLSQPVLMGPSVPQGTVMLVLPQTAVTQTPQCPQTVMTVGSTKLLPLAPAPVFITSGQSCAPQVDFSRRRNYVCNFPGCKKTYFKSSHLKAHLRTHTGEKPFSCNWEGCDKKFARSDELSRHRRTHTGEKKFACPVCERRFMRSDHLTKHTRRHMSTKKIPSWQAEVGKLNRIATAEKPKSSSGLSMLIPVPSSVCQG, encoded by the exons ATGCACGGCTCACCCTGCTCGGAGATGGGAGATGCGCCCGCG GTTGACATCGTGGACATCTATGAGTCTATCCGTGAAAGGCAGCGTCATGACAGCGAAAGGTCTACCTGCAGCACCTTGGAGCAGAACGACATTGAAGCTGTTGAAGCACTTGTTTGTATGAGCTCCTGGGGTCAAAGATCACAGAAAGGTGACATATTAAAGATAAGGCCACTTACGCCCTTCTCGGATTCTGGTGATTTCACAATGCACGCTGAGACTACGTCTGAATTACCAAAGGACTATTTATCTACACTG TGCATGACCCCTCCGCACAGCCCTGACTTTGTTGAGATATCAGCTGCTATGCTCCTCTCCTCACAAGTCACTTATTCCAAACCAAGGACTGTTATGGCAaacacagctgcctgctcagtCACATCAGCGACCGGTGCCTCTCCCATAACCAAGCCATCTGTTATCAACATGGAGCGACAGTGCAGTCAGAAGCCAGTGATATCGGAATCCTTCACCCCTCAGCCTTGCAGGGCCATGGCAACAAGTGTCATACGTCACACAGGTGATAGTTCAGCTTACCATCACATTCCTGCTGTGCAAGAGAAGACGAAGGTAACTTCAGGCTACAGCACTCCCAGAGACTGGTGTGGAGTGGATGACCGAAGACATTCCAGACTGCCACAGGACACGTGTGCTGCGGATGATTTAATTAACAAAACTTCTCCAGTACATCAGCCTTGCACACACGACTCCAGTGATACTGTGACCAATAAAGGACAGCTACCAGTCCGGCCCATTTCGCCACAGACCCACTTACCAAAGAGTTGTGAGAATGACTTGCTAAAAAGAGCTACCCCGGTGACACCTGCCCCTGTTTCGAGCCCCCAAGTTCTCTGTCAAATGATCCCTTTAAATGGGCAAAGCAGTATGATCAATGCCTACGTCAAATCTTCTACTCCAGCAGTCTCAGCTCCCATGAAACCTATTTTACCACAGACAGCCccactctctcagcctgtcctcatggGACCTTCTGTGCCTCAGGGGACCGTCATGTTGGTTCTTCCACAGACTGCTGTCACACAGACACCGCAGTGCCCACAAACAGTAATGACTGTTGGGAGCACCAAGTTACtgccccttgcccctgctcctgTGTTCATCACTTCTGGTCAAAGCTGCGCCCCCCAGGTGGACTTTTCTAGACGGAGGAATTACGTTTGCAACTTCCCTGGGTGCAAGAAAACCTATTTCAAAAGTTCCCACCTCAAAGCCCACCTTCGCACCCACACTG gagaaaaGCCTTTCAGCTGCAACTGGGAAGGCTGTGACAAGAAGTTTGCCCGCTCAGATGAACTGTCACGCCACCGTAGAACTCACACGGGAGAGAAGAAGTTTGCTTGTCCTGTGTGTGAGCGTCGCTTCATGCGCAGCGATCACTTGACAAAGCACACCCGCCGCCATATGAGCACAAAGAAGATCcccagctggcaggcagaggtTGGCAAACTCAACCGAATTGCCACAGCAGAGAAACCGAAAAGCAGCAGTGGATTGAGTATGCTCATCCCTGTACCGTCATCTGTCTGTCAGGGCTAG